The following proteins are co-located in the Manihot esculenta cultivar AM560-2 chromosome 9, M.esculenta_v8, whole genome shotgun sequence genome:
- the LOC110623464 gene encoding 11 kDa late embryogenesis abundant protein produces MQSMKEGAANAAASAKAGMEKTKASIQEKGEKMTAHDPMEKEMATEKKEERKAEAELRKQEAREENAAAKQAARAGGHTTYTTGAPGAAYGGATGHDPRV; encoded by the exons ATGCAGTCCATGAAGGAAGGCGCCGCTAACGCTGCAGCCTCTGCGAAGGCTGGCATGGAGAAGACCAAAGCCTCCATCCAAGAGAAG GGGGAGAAGATGACAGCACATGATCCAATGGAGAAGGAAATGGCAACTGAAAAGAAGGAAGAGAGGAAGGCAGAGGCAGAATTAAGGAAACAGGAGGCGCGTGAAGAGAACGCAGCAGCCAAGCAGGCAGCCAGGGCTGGTGGCCATACAACCTACACGACGGGTGCTCCCGGAGCTGCTTATGGCGGCGCCACCGGTCACGACCCCCGTGTTTAG
- the LOC110622957 gene encoding zinc finger CCCH domain-containing protein 14, translating into MDLRKRGRPEAGFNANGGFKKSKHEMDSLSTGVGSKSKPCTKFFSTAGCPFGESCHFLHYVPGGYNAVAQMMNLGPAVTPVSRNMAAAPAVSNGSAPPAVKSRMCNKYNSAEGCKFGDKCHFAHGEWELGRPIAPSHEDPRAIGALPGRMGGRMEPPSPGLAAGFGASATAKISVEASLAGAIIGKGGVNSKQICRQTGAKLSIREHETDPNLRNIEFEGSFEQIKQASAMVSDLIASVSAANAPAKSIGVAGGGHAGSNFKTKICENFSKGSCSFGQRCHFAHGAAELRKSGM; encoded by the exons ATGGACTTAAGAAAGAGAGGGAGGCCCGAAGCTGGCTTCAACGCTAATGGAGGATTCAAGAAATCTAAGCATG AAATGGACTCCTTATCAACTGGTGTAGGAAGCAAATCGAAGCCATGCACCAAGTTTTTCAG TACGGCTGGCTGTCCGTTTGGTGAGAGCTGCCATTTTCTGCACTATGTTCCAGGTGGCTACAATGCTGTAGCCCAGATGATGAATTTGGGGCCAGCTGTCACTCCAGTTTCTAGAAACATGGCAGCTGCACCAGCAGTTTCTAATGGTTCTGCTCCACCTGCAGTTAAGAGTCGCATGTGCAACAAATATAATTCTGCTGAAGGTTGCAAGTTTGGGGATAAATGCCATTTTGCACATGGTGAGTGGGAACTTGGCAGGCCTATTGCTCCCTCCCATGAAGATCCTCGTGCTATTGGAGCCCTTCCAGGCCGTATGGGTGGTCGGATGGAACCCCCTTCACCTGGTCTTGCTGCTGGCTTTGGCGCCTCAGCCACTGCAAAAATCAGTGTGGAAGCTTCCCTTGCTGGAGCAATCATTGGTAAAGGTGGTGTGAATTCCAAGCAGATCTGCCGCCAAACAGGAGCCAAGTTATCCATCAGGGAACATGAGACGGATCCTAATCTCAGGAACATCGAATTTGAGGGATCATTTGAACAGATTAAGCAAGCCAGCGCCATGGTTTCAGACCTAATCGCCAGTGTTAGTGCTGCAAATGCCCCAGCAAAATCCATTGGAGTGGCTGGGGGTGGCCATGCAGGAAGCAACTTCAAAACTAAGATATGTGAAAATTTTAGCAAAGGGTCATGCAGCTTTGGTCAAAGATGCCACTTTGCTCATGGAGCTGCTGAATTACGCAAGTCAGGGATGTGA